In the Gorilla gorilla gorilla isolate KB3781 chromosome 1, NHGRI_mGorGor1-v2.1_pri, whole genome shotgun sequence genome, CTCTGAAAAATTAAAAGCCTCCCTTACCCCACAATCTTTTTCTCCTAGAAATAACCAttatcattttgatgtgtgtccttcTTGTCATTGttctacacatatatacatgtgcgtATAAAAATACATGGCTTAGGGTATGTgtgtttaaaaattcaaacaaaattatACTGTGTATgtgttattttttcacttaatatagtgtggacgttttctttttttaatttttattttttatttttatgtggacatttaaATACTAACAATACACATTTAAATTTAACTGTGTGTTAAATAAGAACACACAGATCTGCCAAACCTTTTTACCTGTTGTGTGGTGATGGAAGAGGCCCTCTCCTGGTGGACATTGAGGTTGCCTCCAATTTGTCTCTATTACAAACGTTATCTTATTGATGCCTCTAGGGACACTGTTGCTAGTATTTTTCCAGAGTAGATACTAAAATGCAGAATTGTTAGGTTGAAGATCatgtgtattttctgttttcctacaAACAAGCTGTATCAGTTTTTACACCTACCTGCAGCATATATGGAGCCTATTTCCCTATACTCTCGCCAATACTGGATATGATAGGTCATCTTCATTTGTGTTATCCTAGTGAGTGAAAAATTacatcttactattttttttcatgGAGATGACCAAGGTGGACTcattattttgataatttcttctttgagagagaaggaaagagcgaTGGTAGGCATGGGAGGGGTCAGTGTTCAAAGATCTTATTTTTGCTACTcatattattctgttttccttGAACGCTTTGGAACCAAGCACCTAGAAACTTCGGTTTACCTGTAGCAGAAATTACAGTTGAAAAGAATGATGGTGTTACCGTTTTTCTCCCCCAATATTCTATCTGAGATAGGAGGAAACTATGTAAATGGGTATTTGGCCTGTTCACTTTAGCCTTTAGAGTGTATATGGGGGTGGAGCTGTGGATGGTTCATGGTGGGGTTAATGATATGAGGGGTTGTTAAAAATACAAGTCATGTTCAAGACTGGAGTTCTCAAGCCATTGACCTTTCAGGGGTAGATGAGAAAAACCTTCTTTTAAGAACTGGGAAAGAAGCCAGTTTCAGATTTTGTGGCAGGAACTGACCTGTAGGTATAGTTAGCAGAGCTACCAGGTTTAAAGTAAGTTCAAGTATTGGGAACTCTCACTTGGACCCTGGCTACCTTGCCAGGCTTATGTATTATTCCCCCACTGTTATCCAGCTAGTCACCTATCCTTACAGGCAATATCTGATTGATCAATGCTTGAGTAACACTGGGCTGGCAGAGATTTCTCATCTGAGCTTTGGAAGTTTCTGTAGTTACTATATACGTGGTTGTTTTTGATATCCTGGAAACATCCAGTTCTTAGATATATAGTTACACTGAGCAACCCCTCTTATAAAGTCAACTTAGAAGGAACTTCTCTAGTTGGCCCCACTATGtgtctcttctctcttccctatGGCATCCCTCAACCTAATTTATGATATATGAATTGCCTCCCCTTTAAACTTACTTATGGGATGGCTATGATTTCTTTAAGGTAGAggagataatttatatttttgaaattaatgaaaggGAACATTAAATATCCTTCCAAGACCCACCTGGATTTAATTCACAGCAGGAATAAAACGAAGGCAGTGATAAAGTCAATAGAGGAATTACTAATACAGAAGTTTAGTGTTTAGTTTAATATTTGGTCAAGGGATTTTTGAAAGTAATATTTATACATAATCTGAAGAAAACTGAGAGTGGACTGAGTTTGGTTTTATGATACAAGACCTTTGAATTGGTAACCTTGGTATTTTTACCACATGTGTCAGAAGATGATCCTAACATGTGCCCTTCCCATAGATTTTCCATGACCCTGGTCTCTGGCTTCCTTCTTCTTAGAGCCCCTGTAGCCATTGGAGTTGCAGCCATGTCCACAGCTGAGATGCTCACATCAGGCCTGAAGGGAAGGGGCTTCTCTGTGCTCCACACTTACCAGGACCACTTGtggtgggtacagagtttcttctGTTTTACAGAGAACTGGGGCAGCTGGGGAGAGGATGGGGCCTGTGATTCAGGAGTGAGAGTTTTGGTCCTAGCCATGTCTTTAAGCAAGTTGCTAACCCCAGACTTTTATTTCcttacaaatataaagaaaatatttttttcccctgtTTGGACAAGTAATGAGAGAGAACTTTATTTTCTAGGTGAATTATAGAATCTTAGACCCAAAGGAAGACCTTAGGGATCGTCTGCTCTGCCTCTCAGTACAGTGATACTCGTTTTTTTATAGCCCTGGTCAATCTGGCCCTAGCTGCGATGCACATTTTAGGCATCATGTGACCCCATGATGAGTGCTTCTGAATCCAAATCACCGCAGGGTAGACCTTTAGACTCCAGGATTATAACCTGATTACTTTTATGTTATTCAGATTTCACATTCCAGACTCCTCCTTCTCATGAAAGTAACGCATTCTGACTGTAAAGGTTGCATTCTTCAGACGCGTACCTGTtcattttctggttattttcttgtcattttagCAAAACAGTAAGCAGTGATTTTCTCAAAACACACATTTAGCCAAGTATTGTGGCCTGTTGGTATAGATTCATTCTTATATTTTCCAGCCCAGTCTtggaattattaattttttttttttttttttttttgagatggagactcgctctgttgcccaggttggagtgcagtggcgtgatctcagctcactgcaagctccacctcccgtttcactccattctcctgcctcagcctcctgagtagctgggaccacaggtacctcccaccacgcccggctaattttttgtatttttagtagagacggggtttcaccatgttagccaggatggtctcgatccattgaccttgtgatccacccacctcagcctcccaaagtgctgggattacaggtgtgagccactgcgccccgccttttttttttgagatggagttttgctcttgttgcccaggctggagtgcagtggtgcaatctcagctcactgcaacctctgcctctcggttcaagtgattctcctacctcagcctcccgagtagctgggattacaggcttgtgcccacaacatccggctaatttttttgtttttagtagagacagggtttcaccgtgttggccaggctagtctcgaactcctaacctcacgtgatctgcccatctaggcctcccaaagtgctgagattacaggcgtgagccaccgctccccgCCGGACTTACTGATTTTACAAGTACTGGCCAAGCCCTCCTTTGCTGGAGGTACAAGctcatttttgcctgtttttagaTATTTGAGGGCTGATGACTGATGTTCTCCTAGCACCTTGTTGTTTAActatcagtctgggcaacagcaaTCAAGGTCAGGTTGTCTAAGTTGTTTTAGCAGCAGCTGCTTTGGTTCTCTCGCTGCaccttgaaaaaaatatttatggtaTTTACCTGATCAGAATAGCCTAAACATACCCTTTGGCTTTACTGTGAACAACACTGAGAAGCCTTGCCGTAACTATTAGTTAAAACTTAGTTTGATTTGCATAATGTTGGCTAAGATAAAGTTTTTTACTGCTCTGTGTGCTTTGCTATGTGGCATCGCCTGTTTTCCTGTCTTCCTAAGGCTTAGTGGCATAAAACCATGGCAATCTCTGCTTTCCATGTTAGACTGCATTTGATGTAACACAGAAGCCACTGATTTTGCAGTCCTTGAGCAGTCCAGGTGTTTGTGTTTTATTACATATGCTGAGCCGTGGGTTTGCATTTCACCAAACAGATATTACAGATGCATTCGCGATCTTAATGTTCATATTTAAGTCAAATTGGTTTTGTTATTAACTCAGATGAAGGGAACATTTTTGGGAGTTTATCTTAAActcctttttctttaatctttctcAGTCTTGGGATGTCTATTAATAGTATTATTCTTTTGGGATAGGGAGGAGACAAGATTTATTCTCCCCAtttcagagatgaagaaactgaggcatggaactTTTGGGGGCCCAGAATTGAAAGTACGCTTGAGATGAGGGCACAGGCTCTCTGCCCCCTCCTGGCCACTCCTGCCTGTTGGCTCTCTGCTGTCTCTGACCTCACTGCTGACTCCTCTGTGGCCAGGGCTGGAGAGTATTGGAGCTGCTGCTTGATGTTTCTGACATGAGATTTTTCCAGGCGGTCTGGAAACAAGTCCTCTCCACCTTCCATTGCTCCACTGGCCCTGGATTCAGCAGATCTCAGTGAAGAGAAGGGGTCTGTCCAGATGGACTCCACCCTGCAGAGAGACATGAGGCACATGACcctggagggggaagaggagaatgGGGAGGTTCACCAGGCACGTGAAGACAAGTCTCTCTCAGAAGCCCCTGAAGACACCAGCACCAGGGGCCTGAACCAAGACTCCGCAGATAGCAAAACGCTTCAAGGTATAACTCTAGGAGGAGAAGAGCCCATCTCCCCACCTCTCAATTTAGGAGACTGACGAGCTCCACTCCACTGCTGACTAGAATGGCCCTTAAGCTCccgggggaggaggggaaggtccTTATTTTCTGTGAGGGTAGCACAGCAGCCCTTTCACATCTTGTTTTTGAATCCTTTACACATAAGTCACGTCTTCCTGGGAGCTAATCTGCCTTGGCATTTGCCTGTCTTCAGCTACAAAGCCCTCCAAGGTTTCTTCTGGCTCAGCTTCTCTGGGTGAACACTCCTAGCTTGGTGGGACTTTGTGGCTTGACTCCTTCTCTGGGGTCAACCCTCTTTAAAGGCTCAGTACTCAAGAGAGGCTGGGAGCTTTGGTGCCTGGGAATGGGTTCCTTTCAGAGCCAAGCGGGTGAGGTAGGGATGAAGCTGGGGGTTGTTTTCTTGTACCAGGTGTTCTGTATCCCTCAGGAAGGATGTGGCTCTTGTCTTTTCCCTGCAGAACAAATGGATGAGCTGTTACAGCAATGCTTCTTATATGCCTTGAAGTGCCGAGTCAAAAAGGCTGACCTCCCTTTACTCACCAGCACTTTCCTTGGCAGCCACATGTTCTCCTGCTGGTATGGAAAGCACTGATGTGGGCTGGAGGCCGGGGCCGGGGTCTCACGTGTGTTCCTTGGTAGTAGGACAGGATGGGGCCAATGCAGGGACTGGTTGAGGGACATGCTGTGGAAAGAGTGGAGGGAAGGCATATCTGACAAATACATTAGTTCCTGGGTTCTAAAAAGTTAATTCTTAGCTTGCTGAGCTGTTAAAACAAAATCTTAAATTTTAGCCAATGAAAGGATATTGAGGACCAAAAAGTTAAAATTCCTGAGATTCCGTGAACACTGCCTCTGCCGTGGGGGTTCTGGGCAACCTCACAAATCGGGCAGCGTGTCCTCTGCAGGAAGTGTCCCAGGGCAGCCTCTTTGTCAGGAATCTTCTGGAACATTCAACCTCCTCACACTTCTGAAAAGTATGTGGGGGGCCACATTAGGTTTTATTAGGAGGAAGAATTGGTGTGAACACCCCCCATCCCGGCCCACCCCATCCAAAACACAAGCCACCAGGAGAGGTATTATTGCGTGTGGATAGAACCTGGATTTTGAAGACAGAGCTGTCTGTACTCAACTGCTAGGTCTCCAGGGTGTTCGAGCAATGTGCATTTTAGCTTGTTATTGGGCTTCTCTGAGTCCTAATTTCTAATAATCATGGGATTGCTGTAAAGATTACATAGCCTGAACCATaataagcattcagtaaatactaTCATGTCAGGAGGTTTGCTTATTGATTTTTACCCTGagattgaatttatttattgatttattttttgttttgagacacagtttcactctgtcacccaggctggagtacagtggcgtgatctcggctcactgcaacctctgcctctcaggttcaagagattctcctgcctcagccttcccgagtagctgggattacaggcacatgccaccatgtgcagctagtttttgtatttttagtagagatggggtatcaccatgttgcccaggctggtcttgaactcctaacctcaagtgatccgcctgcctcggcctcccgtagtgctgggattacaggcgtgagccactgtgtccggcctgaatttatttctttttgagaatctggctgtggttttttaaaaaagtgattctTAATGTAATGTCTTCCCATTTATACTTGGGTGTCTTTAAGCTATCCTGTACAAATGTGGTGTCTGGAGTGTGTGGAGGGATACTTGGTAATCTGTCCTGACTTTCTTGGGTTGCAAATATATGGTAAAGGGGCCCCAAAATATTCTGTAGGATAGGATCCTGGGGTGGATTCTAGAAGGACTCCTCGAGAATCCACTGCTACTGCGTGTCATCTTTTGAGAGAAGATGTAAGCTTTTATCaggaatgtcccctccaaaactaaTTGCTGTAGTGCAGGGGTCAGCatgtttttctgtaaagggccagatagtaaatatgaatattttcagttttgcagGCCATACCATCTCTGTTGCAACTGCTTGATGCTGCCATTGTAGCACTAATGTGACCATAGACAGTAGATAATTAGTTGGCCAGACCTGACCCCAGGATGCGGCTTGCTGGGCCCCACTCCAGGCCTGGCTGCCCACAGTGTGAGTTTGCTGTTGCAACTTTGGAGGCCACAGAAGGTTGTCTGGTCTGGGAGGAATCTAAGGCTGTATCCAATGcggtagccactggccacatgtcgctattttcagtttaaattaatttaaagtaaataaaatttaaaattcagttccctTGGTCACATTAGTCACACTTCAAGTACTTACTacccacatgtggctaatggctgCCCTGTTAGACAACACAGAGAACATTCCACGTCTATGGAAAGTTCTCTTGAACAGCACTGATTTAGAATGTCCCATAGTCTGCGTCCCTCTCTGCTGTCATCCCTGGGCAGAGAGTTCTGGCACAGTGGCCTCTCTCTGAAGGTGGGGGAGGAAGGCTGAGGAAAAAGGCCCTCCTCTCAGTGTCAGGCAGGTCCCAGTATGACTGCTCATTAGTTTAATTTGCCTTTTCCATCTGCCATCAGCCCCGAAGGACGACAACTGGACATAAAGAAGTCAAGCTACAAAAAGGTAAGCAAGGATCTTCTTTGCAGACCCATGCAGAGAGTTGTGTAGGGGCACATATGACATAAGCCAGATGGATGCTGGGGAAGCCCTGTCTACCAGGCTCAGTCTAGAATTAAGCTTTTTGACTCCAAGTATAAGGGGGAAGAAAGAAACTCTCCCTGGGCTGAAGCAGTTGGTGGCACccactctcctttctcctttgaCCCCTTTATATCTGATTAGAGTTCTGAACGGCCTCACTGGTTAGTCTCTAGCAGCTTCTTGCTCCCTGGCCCTCAGGTTGGGGGCCTCCCAGTTCCTGGTTGATGAAGGCAGGGGCTGTCTCATATCCCTGCACAGTCCCTGCCTAGCTCACTCTGGCACATCCTGGGTGCTCAGTATGTGTGTGGAATCAATGAAGTCCCCTACCACCGGCCCTCTCTCCCTTAGCTCTCTAAGTTCCTGCAGCAAATGCAGCAGGAGCAGATTATACAGGTGAAGGAGCTGAGCAAAGGGGTGGAGAGCATTGTGGCTGTGGACTGGAAACACCCGAGGTGAGTGCAGGGGGCCTGTCACTGTAGCCCAGCTGGCCCCAGGGCACCTGGGCCACGGACTGGGGATTGCTGAGATGCTagtataaaatgtgttttttctttccttctgctgggTTTTAGGATTACATCTTTCGTCATACCCGAGCCCTCCCCGACCTCCCAGACTATCCAGGAGGGTAGCAGGGAACAGCCCTATCACCCTCCAGATATAAAACCCCTCTACTGTGTCCCAGCCAGCATGACCCTGCTCTTCCAGGAGTCTGGCCACAAGTGAGTTTTTGGAGAGCAGCCCTTCTCTGCCTGCTTGGTGTTCTGGCCTACAGTTCCTCTCAACCTGAGTAGTGCTCTTTTGCGACTGGCAAAACCTGCTCTGCCCCTGTTCTCCCCTTCTCCAAAATCCAGCTTCCAGCCTTCTTCCCTGGGCAAGTTCCTCTGGACTAAATGAACGAGTAGGTCTCACCCTTTTCTGCCTGTAATTATTCTTCACATGGTCATGCTCACTTCAGtcaggaaaagggaagaaactAGAGGCCGAAAGCTAAGGAAAGTTCCCTGCTCAGCAGGGAGTGAGTCTGGGCATCTGCATTTTTGTCTCATGGCACAGCATGAACTAACCCCTGGGTCACTTCTCCTCACCTAGGAAGGGGAGCTTTCTGGAGGGCAGTGAGGTCCGAATGATCGTCATTAACTACGCCAAGAAAAATGACCTGGTTGATGCAGACAACAAAAAGTGAGTGTATGAGAAGCACCAGATCTGTCTTATTGGGTCTTTGTCTTTATCAGACATAGACACATTTGGGGAGGATGTCTGGGAGGGAGAATAGAAAACCATAGCATCTTAGAGGTAATtaagatcagtggtttccaaacCATGGGCTGTGGACACTCAGAGTTATTGTCTGGGGTGTTCAGATCCATGTATACGATCAACATTGACTACAGACTAAGTAAATATTCTCTCACAAATACCCATGAATCATCTTTAATTGGCTATTGTGAGGAATAAAATGCAGCTTACAAAGAATTTACTGAAGTCATCATAGctttaggtatttattttttattgatagatatttgtacatatttatggggtgcacgtggtattttgttacatgcacagAGTGTATAATGATCAAGGCAGGGTATTTGGGGTATCATCACCTCGAGTATTTACCATTTCTATGTGTCGGGAACACTGTAAgtcctcttttctagctattttgacatacacaatacattgttgttaactacagtcaccttACTCTGCTCTCAAAGAttaaacttatttcttctatctaactgtgtatttgtacccattatggtattattttcttaaaagggGATACAGATGGTAAACTACCAGATGAAGAGAGTTCCATtaattgttttttactttaatggccgggcaccgtggctcatgtctgtaatcccaacatttttgtaggtcgaggcgggaggattgcttgaggccaggggtttgagacccacctgagcagcatgatgaaaccctgtcgctacaaaaaatacaaaaattagccgggcatggtagggcatgcctgtagtctcagccacttgggaggttgaggtgggaggatcgcttgagcccaagaggttgaggctgcagtgagcaatgatgatgccactgcactgcaacctgggtgatatagtgaaaccccatctcaaaaaaaatttttttttcactttaaaaaacatCATCATGATAAAAAAGTTGAGACATACCAGCCTAATCTaataccttcattttattttatgttttatttttatttttgagacagagttttgcccttgttgcccaggctggagtgcaatggtacaatctgtgctcactgcaacctctgcctcccaggttcaagcgattctcctgcctcagcctcccaagtagctggaattacagggatgcgccaccatgcccggctaatttttgtatttttagtagagacggggtttcaccatgttggccaggctagtctcgaactcctgacctcaagtgatccacccatctcggcctcccaaagtgctgggattacaagcgtgggccactgcgcctggccctatttttagtagagatggggttttaccatgtcggccaggctggtcttgaacttctgacctcaggtgatcctcccgcctcagcctcccaaagtgctgggattacaggcgtgagccactgcacctggccaacacctTCACTTTAAAGATCcccacttcctttctttcttcctcactaGCCAATTTTGATGCTAAGCTTAGAAAGCCGTGGTCACATGCTTAGTTAGTAGCAAAGGCTCCTGATCTTCAAATTTATCCCATCTCACTTTCCCTTCCACCTCCTGCTTTTCGTAGGAAAGCATACGTGTATCTCCCACCCATAAGGTACATTGCCTTTTGGACTGTGGGCCCATAATTGATTCATATCCTGAATGTCTATAAAGGCCATACGAGAGATGAATCCTGAGTTAGCCTTCAGGTCAGAAGGGACAAGTCTAGGATTTCTTCATTGCCTCTTCTTTCCCTTTAGTCTTGTGAAATTGGATCCCATCCTATGTGACTGCATCTTAGAGAAAAATGAACAGCATACAGTCATGAAGCTTCCATGGGACAGTCTTCTGACCAGGTAACGAGCATTGGCAGTCCCTATCCAACTTTTCTATCCCCTCGCCTTAATATTGATCACATTGAACTTTAATACCGTCACTATCTTAgcctttgattttctttctgtaattCATACCAAGTCAGTCTACATAAACACAGGCTTGAGGAACTCTGATTTGGGGGGtctttggaacaatttgagccaATATGACATGGGAGAGCTtgaaaggaagaacaaaaaggaacattaattaaaaataagaacttcaggcaggcgtagtggtgcatgcctgtagtcccagcactttgggaggcggaggcagtaggattgcttgggcccaggaggtggaggctgcattgagccatgttcacgtcactgcaccccagcctgggtgacaaggtgagaccctgtctcaaaaaaagaacttactaggccgggcgcggtggctcacgcctgtaatcccagcactttgggaggccgaggcgggtggatcacgaggtcaggagatcgagaccatcctggctaacacagtgaaaccccgtctctactaaaaatactaaaaattagctgggcgtggtggcgggcgcctgtagtcccagctactcgggaggctgaggcaggagaatggcgtgaacccaggaggcggagcttgcagtgagccgagatcgcgccactgcactccagcctgggtgacagagcgagactccgtctcaaaaaaaaaaaaaaaaaaaaaaaaaaagaacttactctgttaaagtgagggcatttaaaaaaataagaaaaaataaagaacttcaATAAGATGCAGAAGCAAAAGAAGGCTGGGGAAAAGTGTCTTAAAgtctttaaaggaaaaatttttaatattccttCTTTTCCACATAACTGAAAATAGTTTATTGTCAGcagtcagcaaactacagcccatggatcaaatctggcctgccacctgtttttgtaaataaagttttattggaacacaaccataTCCATTTATGTGTTGTCTGTGCGCTGGTTTTATGCTATAATGGCAGAACTGAGTAGTTGTAAGAGACCAGGTGACtggcaaaaccaaaaatatttactgtctagccctttatagaaaaagttgttGATCCTGATATATGTGATAGCAAGAGAAAACTTGGTTAGATAAAAGGTAGAAGAAACTCCTCGTGGTAAAAGTTGTCTATAAAACATGTCAGAAATGTGAAGCAGCACTCGCAGGCAATGGGCCACTTAAGGCACATTCTTGAGACAGGTAGTAGCCTCCACAAGGCAGACTGGGCAGATTCTCTAAAGGCCAGGTCAGTGGACTGTTTCCAGGGGCCTAAGTCACTGATGTTCCCATCTTTGAATCAGTGGGTGTCAACCTTGGCCGCTTTttagggagctttaaaaaatacatagccCTATTCAGAGATACAGATTTCATTGATCTGGGCTGCAGCTCCCTGGGGATTTgaatgattctaatgtgcagccaaggttgtgAACCTGCAATTTCAGCCTACACCTAACTGCCTGCTGGTAGTGGGGTATGAGGAAATGGTTTCTGTTGGCTTTATCAGTTTGCAACTCATAACTTCTGTTTCAGGTGTTTGGAAAAATTACAGCCTGCCTATCAAGTGACCTTTCCCGGACAAGAGCCCATCGTGAAGAAAGGGAGAATCTGTCCAATTGACATCACCCTAGCACAAAGAGCGTCCAataaaaaggtaattttaaaaagacacagtGTTCAAGGATAGTGATTTAATGTTCTTGCCAAGTTCTGGTCTCCCTAATGTGATTGGAGGTTTTTAGATTGGCCTCAAACACATCAAAGATTTTTTTATGAAACACCCGTGTTTACATGCCTGGGCTGGGCTCTGTATGAAACAGGTAAAGCTGACCCCGCTCACTCACTGCCCTCTAGGATTTTGTTCTAGGAAACTTGCTAGAGCCTGGTTCCAAAAGtaaacaagattttatttttatttttttcttagaactaTGTTATGGACATTCAGCTCCCACATATTCTTTCACCTCTTAGGCCTTGCTCAATGAAAATAACTTGTAAAAAACTTACTGAAGGAACTGAGTGTGTTTAGCTTGGCAACACAAAATTGTGGGGAACCAATGACATCTCTCCTCAAATATGTGCAAAGCTGTCCCCTGGCAAAGTAGGGCACTTGTTCTATATGCCTTGAAAGGACAGAAATAGGATTATTGGGTGGAAATTCCAAGAAGACAGACTTGAgttcaaaataaagaattttgtGGTCGTGTACAGTTACGAGCATGGGCTTTGGATAGTACTGGGTTCAAATGCAGCCGTTGCCTCACTGCCTGACCTTGAGCAtgttacttcatttctttttgtctgaGTTTTACTCtgtgaaaaatggggataatacctaCCTGGTAAGgcattgtgaggatcaaatgaaggCGTATACATGGCTGAAGCACTTAGAATGTACTTGGCATATAAATACTTGGTTCTCAGTAATTGAGAACCAGTAATGATAACCTTTACAATAATTAGTAATAGTcattatttattgagtgtttaattatgtgccagacaccgaactaaataattttcatatatatagtttatgtaAACACTAATTTTCTGTTAATAATGACAAATAGAATTGTCCAAAATTGAAATTGGTGCTTCATAAAATAGGGAATTTTTTTCTGGAGAGTCTGCAAGCAAAAATTAGGTGAGCACTTGTCAGGGGAGGATGTAGTTGGGGGTTCATGCATCAGGTGGGCAATTGGAAGAGATATGTCCTCTAAAGTCTTATTTGATTTCTGGGTCTGGAGCTCATTGACAAGCGTAAGGCTAGTTGGAGCTTTTATAGTCTTTATTGATAGCAGTCATCCCCCACACACCCCCGATAGTAACGCACTTTACTATCTGTAGTCATGAATGAGAAAGAATTTGTTTTAAAGCAACAAGGGGgagaattgtgatattttaaaagcactaacatttttcttttttatctcaaAGTCACATACTTGTCATTTGTGAAGTTGAATAACAGAAGAATGCATGTGTTGCTGACTAGATTCTTGATATTAAGGAGCTattgtttgttaatttatttttaggtgtgatgatggttttgtttttatgtttaaatgaGCCTTGTCTTTTGGagatacatactgaaatatttatagatgaaatGATCTGATGTCTGGGGAGGTTTGCTTTAAAGTAATAGAGGAGTGGGGAGTAGACAGGGGTATAGATGAATCAAGGTTGGCCATGAGTTGGTAATTGTTGAAACTGGTGATAGGTACATGTGGGTTTATATACTATTCTGCTTTCATTTATGTTTTGAATTCtccaaataaaacttaaaaaagaagtAGACATTCTGTGTGATACAGAGAGTATCTGTCCCTCTAAATATGTAATACTTATATTGGATGGGGTAGAGAGAATCAATTTAGAAGCACAAAAATAAGTGATTTGGATTTAAAAAGTACTAGGGTTATAGGAATGGTGAACCATCAGAGAACACAG is a window encoding:
- the EIF2D gene encoding eukaryotic translation initiation factor 2D isoform X1, which codes for MFAKAFRVKSNTAIKGSDRRKLRADVTTAFPTLGTDQVSELVPGKEELNIVKLYAHKGDAVTVYVSGGNPILFELEKNLYPTVYTLWSYPDLLPTFTTWPLVLEKMVGGADLMLPGLVMPPAGLPQVQKGDLCAISLVGNRAPVAIGVAAMSTAEMLTSGLKGRGFSVLHTYQDHLWRSGNKSSPPSIAPLALDSADLSEEKGSVQMDSTLQRDMRHMTLEGEEENGEVHQAREDKSLSEAPEDTSTRGLNQDSADSKTLQEQMDELLQQCFLYALKCRVKKADLPLLTSTFLGSHMFSCCPEGRQLDIKKSSYKKLSKFLQQMQQEQIIQVKELSKGVESIVAVDWKHPRITSFVIPEPSPTSQTIQEGSREQPYHPPDIKPLYCVPASMTLLFQESGHKKGSFLEGSEVRMIVINYAKKNDLVDADNKNLVKLDPILCDCILEKNEQHTVMKLPWDSLLTRCLEKLQPAYQVTFPGQEPIVKKGRICPIDITLAQRASNKKVTVVRNLEAYGLDPYSVAAILQQRCQASTTVTPAPGAKDSLQVQIQGNQVHHLGWLLLEEYQLPRKHIQGLEKAPKPGKKK
- the EIF2D gene encoding eukaryotic translation initiation factor 2D isoform X2 — translated: MFAKAFRVKSNTAIKGSDRRKLRADVTTAFPTLGTDQVSELVPGKEELNIVKLYAHKGDAVTVYVSGGNPILFELEKNLYPTVYTLWSYPDLLPTFTTWPLVLEKMVGGADLMLPGLVMPPAGLPQVQKGDLCAISLVGNRAPVAIGVAAMSTAEMLTSGLKGRGFSVLHTYQDHLCPEGRQLDIKKSSYKKLSKFLQQMQQEQIIQVKELSKGVESIVAVDWKHPRITSFVIPEPSPTSQTIQEGSREQPYHPPDIKPLYCVPASMTLLFQESGHKKGSFLEGSEVRMIVINYAKKNDLVDADNKNLVKLDPILCDCILEKNEQHTVMKLPWDSLLTRCLEKLQPAYQVTFPGQEPIVKKGRICPIDITLAQRASNKKVTVVRNLEAYGLDPYSVAAILQQRCQASTTVTPAPGAKDSLQVQIQGNQVHHLGWLLLEEYQLPRKHIQGLEKAPKPGKKK